The Pontibacter korlensis sequence AGTGTTGCATTTAATGGTGCAAGTGCAGCAGAAGCTAAAGTAGCAGCATTTAATAATCACGTACAGGAGCTGTATCAGGCAGCAGGCTTAAAGCAAAAAGGATTGTCTTATGAAGTCTTCGAGAAGGCTATGGTAGGCTTTCAGAATTTTAAGCGTCTGCGAATGGTCTCCTCAGAAAGATCAGTGCTTTCTGTGGTTGATTTTACCAAGTCTAGTGCGCAAAAGCGGCTATGGGTAATTGATTTAGAATCAAAGAAAGTACTTTATAATACTTTGGTTGCGCATGGCCGTAACACAGGAAACGATAAAGCTACTAAGTTTTCTAATGTTCCGAATTCTAACATGAGCAGCCTGGGTTTCTACTTGACTGATGCCACTTATTATGGCAAGCATGGACTTTCGCTTCGGTTAGATGGTATGGATCAAGGGTATAATTCTAATGCCCGTGAAAGAGCTATTGTGGTGCATGGTGCAGATTATGTAAGTGAGAGTTTTGTGAAGCAGTATGGTCGTTTGGGCCGCAGCCTTGGATGCCCCTCAGTGCCTAGTGAGGTTTCTAAAGACGTTATAGAGACTATCAAGGACAAAACAGTTCTTTACATCCACGGAAATGATACAAAGTACGCTTCCCGTTACCTGGATAACGGCCAGGCTGTAGAGTTTTATGCCTCTGAGGCAGGAGCTGACGTTATTAATATCTGAGTAAGAACATTCAATATAGAAAAAGCCATCTGCTAGACTAATAGCAGATGGCTTTTTTGCTTATACAGGTTATCAATTTTAAGCCTCGTCTTT is a genomic window containing:
- a CDS encoding murein L,D-transpeptidase catalytic domain family protein, whose protein sequence is MIRVFLTAITLGLLSFTSPASEQTSDAPAILVAGAESVAFNGASAAEAKVAAFNNHVQELYQAAGLKQKGLSYEVFEKAMVGFQNFKRLRMVSSERSVLSVVDFTKSSAQKRLWVIDLESKKVLYNTLVAHGRNTGNDKATKFSNVPNSNMSSLGFYLTDATYYGKHGLSLRLDGMDQGYNSNARERAIVVHGADYVSESFVKQYGRLGRSLGCPSVPSEVSKDVIETIKDKTVLYIHGNDTKYASRYLDNGQAVEFYASEAGADVINI